A stretch of DNA from Actinomycetes bacterium:
CTGCACACTGCTCGATCGCGAGCCGAGCGAGACCCACTCGGGGTCCGTCCAGTCGCCCGGTCCAAACGTTGGGCGACGTGATCGCCACCAGGGCGACGGACTGTTCGCCCACGGACTCGGTCGGTGAGGCAATCGGTGCCGTTGGTTTGCCAGCCCGTGTCGGCGGTGGGAGAGCCGCGACGCCGTTCCCGGGGGAGCCCTTTCAAGACCGGCCCGCGCCACAGGCGACAGAGCGGACCACGGCTGTCGTTGTGGGACCCTCATCCACCACCTGCGCGCCCGGCCGGCTGGTCGGCTGCCCCAGGCGGCGATCGCCGGGCGGGCGCTGGCCGCCGCACGGATGGCCCAGTCGCACGTCCCCCGGCCCGCGGCTTCGACTTGGTCGGTGGTCAGGAGGGGCCCCCCGGCGCAGCGGGTCGCGGTCACCCGCTGGGCCTCGACAGGTGTGATGAGCCCACTCCGAGGGACCGGCGACGGAGCCGCCCGCCCGGTGGCCGGGCCGCTGCCCGCAGCGAGGCTGGTGAGGTGCGTCTCGCTTACCTGGACCGCGTGTCGGTCGGCTATCCGGGTGAGGCATGGTGGATGGCGGTTGGCGGTCCTGGAGGTGAGTCACGGTGGCAGCGGAGCTGGACGGCAATGGCGAGGCACAACGCATGGACGCCCTCGTGCGCGAGTTGCGCAAGGCCTTCCCGGACATGCCCGAAGACCAAGTCGTCAAGGTCGTCCAAGACACCTGGCAGGAGTTTCTCGGCGCTCCGGTGCGCGAGTTCGCACCGTTGTTGGTGCGGCGCCGGGCGGTTTCCCATCTGCGGATCGTGTGACCCTCAGGTCGTGGTCGCACCGGAGGGCCCGACCGGTCGAGGAGTTGCACAGGGCCGCTGGTCGGCTGGCCGGATCCACGTTGTGCGCCCGGATCCGGGGGTCGAGGCGCGGGCAGGTCACCGAGGTCGACGCGTCTGTGAGCCAGCTGGGTCTCGTGGCCGTGGTCGGCCTGTCAGCCGGAGGCGAGGCGCTCATGCATGGCTTGCTGGAGTGCGCCGGCCACGTCCGGGTGGCTCGACTCCAGCTGACGGAACACGCTGCCGAAAAGCGCTCACACCACGACTGGTTCGCGGGCGGTCACCGTCGCGGTGCGCCTGCCCTCGCCGATGATGGCGATCTCTCCGAAGAAGTCGCCGGGGCCGAGGACGCGCAGCTCCTGACCGTCTTGGGTGACGGTCGCCTGGCCCTGCTCGAGGACATAGAAGGCGTACCCGGCCCGTCCCTCGCTGACCAGGTGGCGACCGGCGTCGTGCTCCTCGACGTCGAAGTACTCGGCGAGGGCGCTCCGCTGGTCGGATGAGAGGCCCGCGAGCAGGGGCGCGCGCAGCAGGTCGTCTCCGCTGGGGTGGGTCATGGAGATCCTCGAGGGGCTCGGCGTCGGGATGGCTCGCCGATTCTCGGGCGCCGACCGGTCCTCGCGGGGCCCAGTTCGCTAAACGCTCACCCGCCGGCGCGTCCAGGTTCACCGATGTCGGGCGCGGCACTCAGCACACGCTGGGCAGGAATCTCGTCGTCTCGGGGCGCGACCCCCGCCGGACACCATGTGCGCCCCCGGACCGGGCCCGCCGCGCCGCGGCCACCCCGACCCCCTGCGGCCGACGACAGCCTGCCCGGCCGGACTGCGCCAGGTCACGGACATCGGGCTCCCCGAGCACGGTCCGCCGGGTACGACCCAGGGAAGTCGGGGCAGTGGAGGCTCGGCCGTCGGGGTGAGCCGAGCGGGTGGGTCGTTCGACGGGGGCCGTTCGACTCGGGATTGACGCTGGCTTCGGGACCGCGGTCGGGCAGACTGGCGCGGTGACTGAGCAGCCGGCTCGTGTGGGTACCGAAGGCGACTTGCCCCCCGAGGGGTGGTTGCTGTTGGTGTATCGGGTGCCGTCGGAGCCGACGCGGCTGCGGGCGACGGTGTGGCGGCGGTTGAAGTCGCTGGGCGCGGTGTATCTGCAGAGTTCCGCGGCGGTCCTGCCGGCTGGGAAGTCGGCCGAGCACGCGCTGCGGCGGTTGCGCCGGGAGATCCTCGAGATGCAGGGCACCGCTGTGCTGCTGTCGTGCTCGGCGCTGCTGGGGGAGCGGGACATCCGGGCGCTGTTCGAGGCGGCCCGCGACAGCGAGTACGAGGAGATCCTGGACAAGTGCCAGGACTTCCACGCCGGGTTGGATAAGGAGTACGTCGCGGAGCACTTCACCTACGGTGAGCTGGAAGAGAACGAGGTGGAGCTGGTGAAGTTGCGCAACTGGTTCGCCAAGGTGGAGAGCCGCGACGTGTTCGGGGCCCCCGGGCAGGCCGCGGCCAGGCAGGCGCTGGACGAGTGCGAGCACGCGCTCGAGCAGTACGCCGTCCGGGTCTACGCCGAGGAGGGGGACGGCGGCTGACCGGAAGGGTGCCCGCCGGGCCCGTCGGCTGGACCCGGCGGTTCCGGTCAGCCGCGGTTGCGGATGGCGCGGCGCAGGCTGAGCGGCAGCAGGGCCATCACGGCGACCGGGACGATCCACCAAGTCGCCAGCGAGCTGTTGTGGCTAGGGAGGTAGGTCGCGGCCAGCGCGGCGGCCACGCCGAGGGCGACTCGCCAGTCGTCGCCGATGATGAAGTCGTACCAGAACGCGCCGAAGGCGCGGAGCCGATTGAGGATCATGACGCCGCCTCCGGTGCGGTCGTGAGCGCGGTGCTGGGGCTGGCCAGGGGCGCCGGCCGGCGACGGAATGCGGCGACGAGGCCGAGGGTGA
This window harbors:
- a CDS encoding Chromate resistance protein ChrB, with protein sequence MPSEPTRLRATVWRRLKSLGAVYLQSSAAVLPAGKSAEHALRRLRREILEMQGTAVLLSCSALLGERDIRALFEAARDSEYEEILDKCQDFHAGLDKEYVAEHFTYGELEENEVELVKLRNWFAKVESRDVFGAPGQAAARQALDECEHALEQYAVRVYAEEGDGG
- a CDS encoding cyclic nucleotide-binding domain-containing protein — protein: MTHPSGDDLLRAPLLAGLSSDQRSALAEYFDVEEHDAGRHLVSEGRAGYAFYVLEQGQATVTQDGQELRVLGPGDFFGEIAIIGEGRRTATVTAREPVVV